One genomic segment of Esox lucius isolate fEsoLuc1 chromosome 15, fEsoLuc1.pri, whole genome shotgun sequence includes these proteins:
- the siva1 gene encoding apoptosis regulatory protein Siva codes for MTKRSYPFAESFSSQYKIHVGQKEISHHGVFGNKYRQDVYEKTKNLLFNGTKVVMGKLWNVDAEKCSTIEASGPGVTPEASQPLLRGQTLIGQDGRLQRSTPVQGAACAPVGCCVCQKTQGTRRPCRQCDRPVCPPCTQHCSSCSSPCCLFCTVIDYSGQYDQVLCCGCSP; via the exons ATGACTAAAAGATCTTATCCTTTCGCTGAATCATTTTCGTCGCAGTATAAAATTCACGTTGGTCAAAAGGAGATTAGCCATCACGGTGTATTTGGCAACAAGTACAGACAAGACGTTTACG AAAAGACAAAGAACCTGCTGTTTAATGGTACCAAAGTGGTGATGGGGAAACTCTGGAATGTAGATGCAGAGAAGTGCTCAACAATAGAGGCATCAGGGCCAGGTGTGACACCAGAGGCAAGCCAGCCACTACTGCGGGGACAGACCCTGATTGGACAAGATGGCAGACTGCAGAGAAGTACACCTGTTCAAG GGGCAGCATGTGCTCCAGTAGggtgctgtgtgtgtcagaagaCCCAGGGGACCAGGAGACCATGCCGCCAGTGTGACCGCCCAGTGTGTCCCCCCTGCACCCAGCACTGCTCCAGCTGCTCCAGTCCGTGCTGCTTGTTCTGCACGGTCATAGA TTACAGTGGCCAGTATGACCAAGTGCTGTGCTGTGGCTGCTCACCATGA